A window from Macadamia integrifolia cultivar HAES 741 unplaced genomic scaffold, SCU_Mint_v3 scaffold972, whole genome shotgun sequence encodes these proteins:
- the LOC122070684 gene encoding inositol-tetrakisphosphate 1-kinase 5-like, with amino-acid sequence MSRFAVGYALAPKKQQSFIQDSLVNLAKQRGIDLIRIDTDKPLIDQGPFDLILHKLSGEEWKKQLEEYSCKNPNVFIVDPPEAIERLHNRISMLQVVSELDIPQENETFGIPKQIVIYNSGALLDPVSLEGLRFPVIAKPLVADGSAKSHKMSLVFNRDGLNKLKPPIVLQEFVNHGGVIFKVYVVGDCVKCVKRKSLPDVTEEKLGSLESSLSFSQVSNLTTEERNDDNYYENMHLDDTEMPPLSIITDIARGLRQAMGLHLFNFDVIRDSRVGNHYLVIDINYFPGYAKMPSYETVLTDFFCELLQQKQKQSGGLGKEDTPAVNPLLCNKEERKLVSNTCCNDGDDGVLPVPPLTREGKESTVQI; translated from the coding sequence ATGTCAAGGTTCGCAGTAGGTTACGCTTTAGCGCCGAAGAAACAGCAGAGTTTCATCCAGGATTCTTTGGTGAATCTTGCGAAGCAGCGTGGAATTGATCTTATTCGTATTGATACGGATAAGCCTCTGATAGATCAAGGTCCTTTCGATTTGATTCTTCACAAGTTATCTGGTGAGGAATGGAAGAAACAGCTTGAGGAGTACTCGTGTAAGAACCCTAATGTCTTTATAGTTGATCCTCCCGAGGCTATCGAAAGGCTTCATAATCGGATTTCTATGCTCCAGGTGGTTTCTGAATTGGATATCCCTCAGGAGAATGAGACGTTCGGGATACCTAAACAGATTGTAATCTACAATTCAGGTGCATTGTTGGATCCTGTCTCACTGGAGGGTCTGAGGTTTCCGGTGATTGCGAAACCGCTCGTCGCTGATGGTAGTGCCAAGTCGCACAAGATGTCGCTCGTGTTCAACCGTGATGGATTGAACAAATTGAAACCACCCATCGTTCTGCAAGAATTTGTGAACCATGGCGGGGTCATCTTTAAGGTTTATGTTGTTGGGGACTGCGTGAAATGCGTGAAGAGGAAGTCGTTGCCTGATGTCACGGAGGAGAAATTGGGAAGTTTGGAGAGCTCATTATCGTTCTCGCAGGTATCCAACTTGACAACTGAGGAAAGGAATGACGATAACTATTACGAGAACATGCATTTGGATGATACTGAGATGCCGCCACTGAGTATCATTACTGATATTGCCAGAGGGTTGAGACAGGCCATGGGGTTGCATCTTTTCAACTTCGATGTCATTAGGGATTCAAGAGTTGGGAATCATTACCTTGTGATCGACATTAATTACTTCCCTGGGTATGCTAAGATGCCCTCTTATGAGACTGTTTTGACAGATTTCTTTTGCGAATTGCTTCAACAAAAGCAGAAACAATCAGGAGGTTTGGGCAAGGAAGATACCCCAGCAGTAAATCCTCTGCTCTGCaacaaggaagaaagaaagcttGTAAGCAATACTTGTTGcaatgatggtgatgatggggTCCTCCCTGTTCCTCCTTTAACCAGAGAAGGAAAGGAGAGCACCGTCCAAATCTGA